One stretch of Segatella copri DNA includes these proteins:
- a CDS encoding peptide chain release factor 3 yields the protein MNEIERRRTFAIISHPDAGKTTLTEKFLLFGGQIQVAGAVKNNKIRKTATSDWMDIEKQRGISVSTSVMEFDYLPAGQEGEPYKVNILDTPGHQDFCEDTYRTLTAVDSAIIVVDSAKGVEAQTRKLMEVCRMRNTPVIIFINKMDREGRDPFDVLDELEAELKIKVRPLSWPIGQGARFKGVYNIYEHQLNLFTPNKQRVTEKVEVDIQSSELDERVGEREAAQLREELELVDGVYPEFEEETYRSAEVAPVFFGSALNNFGVQELLDCFVHIAPSPRPTQAEERLVKPEEPKFSGFIFKITANIDPNHRSCIAFCKICSGKFVRNQPYYHVRLDKNVRFSSPTQFMAQRKSTIDEAYPGDIVGLPDNGIFKIGDTLTEGEKMHFRGLPSFSPLLFKYIENDDPMKSKQFQKGLEQLMNEGVAQLFVNQFNGRRIVGTVGQLQFEVIQYRLENEYNAKCRWEPVHLHKACWIEADDEKELENFKKRKYQYMAKDIEGRDVFLADSGYVLSMAQQDFEHIKFHFTSEF from the coding sequence ATGAACGAAATAGAAAGAAGAAGAACATTTGCCATTATCTCTCACCCGGATGCTGGTAAGACAACATTGACCGAGAAGTTTCTGCTTTTCGGTGGACAGATTCAGGTGGCAGGTGCCGTAAAAAATAACAAGATTCGCAAAACTGCGACTTCTGACTGGATGGATATTGAGAAACAGCGTGGTATCTCGGTATCTACATCTGTAATGGAATTTGATTATCTCCCTGCCGGACAGGAGGGAGAACCTTATAAGGTGAATATTCTGGATACTCCAGGTCACCAGGACTTCTGCGAGGATACCTACCGCACACTTACAGCTGTAGATTCAGCCATCATCGTGGTTGACTCTGCCAAGGGTGTGGAGGCACAGACCCGCAAACTCATGGAGGTGTGCCGCATGAGAAATACCCCGGTAATCATCTTCATCAACAAGATGGACCGTGAGGGACGCGACCCGTTTGATGTGCTCGACGAGTTGGAAGCAGAGCTCAAAATCAAGGTTCGCCCGCTGAGCTGGCCTATCGGCCAGGGCGCCCGTTTCAAGGGCGTTTACAACATCTACGAGCATCAGCTGAATCTCTTTACCCCTAACAAACAGCGAGTTACCGAGAAGGTAGAGGTAGACATCCAAAGTTCAGAACTCGACGAGCGGGTTGGTGAACGTGAGGCTGCACAACTGCGTGAGGAACTGGAACTGGTAGATGGTGTTTACCCTGAGTTTGAGGAAGAAACCTACCGTTCGGCCGAGGTAGCACCTGTGTTCTTCGGTTCGGCACTGAACAATTTTGGTGTTCAGGAACTCCTCGACTGTTTTGTTCATATTGCTCCATCTCCTAGACCCACCCAGGCAGAGGAGCGACTGGTGAAGCCTGAAGAACCTAAGTTCAGTGGTTTCATCTTCAAGATTACAGCCAATATTGATCCAAACCACCGCTCCTGCATCGCTTTCTGTAAGATATGCTCGGGCAAGTTTGTGAGAAATCAGCCATATTACCACGTGCGCTTGGATAAGAACGTGCGTTTCTCTTCGCCTACCCAGTTCATGGCACAGCGCAAGAGTACCATTGACGAGGCTTATCCTGGTGACATTGTAGGTTTGCCAGACAACGGTATTTTCAAGATAGGAGATACGTTGACGGAGGGAGAGAAGATGCATTTTCGCGGTTTGCCAAGCTTCTCTCCACTCCTTTTCAAGTACATCGAGAATGATGACCCGATGAAGAGCAAGCAGTTCCAGAAGGGATTGGAGCAGCTCATGAACGAGGGTGTGGCGCAGCTCTTCGTCAACCAGTTCAACGGCCGCCGCATCGTGGGCACCGTGGGTCAGCTGCAGTTCGAGGTTATCCAGTACCGCCTGGAGAACGAGTACAACGCCAAGTGCCGCTGGGAGCCCGTGCATCTTCACAAGGCTTGCTGGATAGAGGCTGATGACGAGAAGGAACTCGAGAACTTCAAGAAGCGCAAGTACCAGTACATG